The following proteins are encoded in a genomic region of Gimesia algae:
- a CDS encoding DUF1553 domain-containing protein — protein MSVWTVVIWLSLVVSAQAAELFQNAKTAGADFDRVMAPLISGYCLDCHAGLDPKAGFDFSNRAVAFRGGESGPALQAGHPEESLLWQYIESDAMPPEHPLTAEQKQLFKLWISAGAPWGTDPIDAFSKTTEKRGGYDWWSLQPLRMPVVPSISDEGGRNPIDAFVVSKLQVQGLQPQPVTDRRTLIRRLSYSVTGLPPEPEEVEAFLKNESPDAYKNLVDRLLASPHYGEHWARHWLDVVRFGESNGFERDQPRLNAWPYRNWVIEALNRDMPYNRFVKLQLAGDLLEPDNPEAVKATGFLVAGPHDVVIPVSKTMRETMKQDELEDIVGVVGQTFLGLTVNCARCHDHKFDPISHQEYYQFAAALAGVVHGERVLPDPAYEKAQQELAQTKKHLRKTQYTLFDLESVARQRVLASRAGQKKTELPLAMTSPIAAWNFRKSTQDLAGGLQGTLHGSARQTEAGLLLDGNKSYFKTEPLKQGLSEKTLEAWVKLTNFEQRGGGVLSVQTVGGNIFDAIVFGEQQPGHWLAGSDHFNRTKSFQGQQEQDAIEKEVQIALVYSADGRITAYRNGKLYGKSYQSRGLQSFPSEKTEVLIGLRHGSPDGNRLLKGVVTKARVYDRALTSTEIQESAKWGGTFFSEAELVAVLSPSEQSKRKTLLREQAKLQAKSNQLQSIQPKKVYAAVSRNPAVMHLLKRGSVATPAGVVSPGGLKSIQGVNGDLGLATDSSDHDRRIRFADWVTSSKNPLFARVIVNRVWHYHFGRGLVNTPNDFGFNGGRCSHPELLDWLARKLIQENWSLKSLHRLILLSDVYQQSAQLDPEALKIDVDNQWLWRKSPQRIEAESIRDSILKISGQLNPQIGGQGYQDVKSYFFKGTQFYEPLDPVGAEFNRRSIYRFSARGGRHPLLETFDCPDPSTTTPDRASTTTPLQALSLMNASFVLRMSDKLAERIQQRVGTGQERQVTELFLLAYQRPPQPVELSTACDFCEQHGLSALCRVVLNSNEFLYVN, from the coding sequence TTGAGTGTTTGGACAGTCGTGATCTGGCTGAGTCTGGTTGTCTCCGCTCAAGCAGCAGAGCTGTTTCAAAATGCGAAGACGGCAGGTGCTGATTTTGATCGGGTGATGGCTCCGTTAATCTCGGGTTATTGCCTGGACTGTCATGCCGGTCTGGATCCCAAAGCGGGTTTTGATTTCTCAAATCGAGCCGTTGCCTTTCGGGGAGGGGAGAGTGGACCGGCGCTTCAGGCGGGTCACCCGGAAGAGAGTCTGTTGTGGCAGTATATCGAATCGGATGCCATGCCCCCCGAGCATCCACTCACCGCAGAACAAAAACAGCTGTTCAAACTATGGATCTCAGCAGGTGCTCCCTGGGGTACCGATCCGATTGATGCCTTCAGCAAAACAACTGAAAAAAGAGGCGGTTATGACTGGTGGTCACTACAGCCACTGCGGATGCCTGTTGTTCCCTCCATTTCCGATGAGGGGGGACGAAATCCCATCGATGCTTTTGTGGTGAGCAAGTTGCAGGTACAGGGGCTCCAGCCTCAGCCTGTTACCGATCGTCGAACCTTAATACGACGTCTTTCCTATTCAGTAACAGGTTTGCCGCCCGAGCCGGAAGAAGTGGAAGCGTTTCTGAAAAATGAGTCACCTGACGCATATAAAAATCTGGTTGATCGGCTGCTTGCTTCTCCTCATTATGGAGAGCATTGGGCGCGTCACTGGCTGGATGTAGTGCGTTTTGGTGAGAGTAACGGCTTTGAACGAGATCAACCTCGATTGAACGCCTGGCCTTATCGCAACTGGGTGATTGAGGCGCTGAATCGGGACATGCCTTATAACCGCTTCGTGAAATTACAACTGGCCGGTGATCTGCTGGAGCCGGACAATCCAGAGGCGGTTAAGGCAACCGGTTTCCTGGTGGCAGGCCCGCATGATGTGGTGATTCCCGTTAGTAAAACAATGCGGGAGACCATGAAACAGGATGAACTGGAAGACATCGTCGGGGTCGTTGGTCAGACGTTTTTAGGTTTGACTGTCAATTGTGCCCGCTGCCATGATCACAAATTCGATCCCATCAGCCATCAGGAATATTATCAGTTTGCGGCGGCACTTGCTGGGGTGGTACATGGGGAACGGGTTCTGCCTGATCCTGCTTATGAAAAGGCGCAACAGGAACTGGCTCAAACAAAAAAACATCTTCGCAAAACTCAGTATACCCTGTTTGATTTAGAGTCCGTTGCCCGACAAAGAGTTCTTGCCTCACGTGCAGGACAGAAAAAGACAGAATTACCTCTGGCAATGACGTCGCCGATTGCAGCCTGGAATTTTCGGAAGAGTACACAGGATCTGGCTGGTGGTTTACAGGGGACGTTACATGGTTCCGCCAGACAAACTGAGGCAGGGCTGCTGCTGGATGGAAATAAATCCTACTTCAAAACGGAACCACTCAAACAAGGATTGTCTGAAAAAACACTGGAAGCCTGGGTGAAGCTGACCAATTTTGAACAGCGCGGAGGAGGCGTTCTGAGTGTGCAGACGGTGGGGGGCAATATATTTGATGCCATCGTATTTGGGGAACAACAACCGGGGCACTGGCTGGCAGGCAGCGATCACTTTAATCGCACGAAATCTTTTCAAGGTCAGCAGGAACAGGATGCGATTGAGAAGGAAGTTCAGATTGCGCTGGTGTATTCTGCCGATGGCAGGATTACTGCCTATCGCAATGGGAAACTGTATGGAAAGAGTTATCAGTCACGTGGCTTGCAGTCGTTTCCTTCCGAAAAAACAGAGGTGCTCATTGGTTTGCGTCATGGTTCACCCGACGGGAATCGACTCTTGAAGGGAGTCGTCACGAAAGCCCGTGTATATGATCGGGCACTGACGTCTACAGAAATTCAGGAATCTGCAAAATGGGGGGGGACTTTTTTCTCTGAAGCGGAACTGGTTGCTGTCCTTTCTCCCTCAGAGCAGTCAAAACGAAAAACGCTGCTTAGGGAACAAGCAAAGCTGCAGGCTAAAAGTAATCAGCTCCAGTCAATTCAGCCGAAAAAAGTTTATGCTGCAGTTTCCCGCAATCCAGCTGTCATGCATCTGTTGAAAAGAGGCAGTGTCGCAACTCCCGCGGGGGTTGTCAGTCCAGGAGGATTGAAATCAATCCAGGGAGTCAACGGAGATCTGGGATTAGCGACTGACAGCTCTGACCATGATCGCAGAATTCGCTTTGCTGACTGGGTGACCAGTTCCAAGAACCCCCTGTTCGCCCGGGTGATCGTGAATCGAGTCTGGCACTATCATTTTGGCAGGGGGCTCGTCAATACTCCCAATGATTTCGGGTTTAACGGGGGGCGCTGCAGCCATCCGGAATTGCTTGACTGGCTGGCTCGCAAACTGATACAGGAGAACTGGAGTCTGAAATCCTTACACCGTTTGATTCTGCTCTCTGACGTCTATCAGCAGTCAGCGCAACTCGACCCGGAGGCGTTGAAAATTGATGTAGACAATCAATGGTTATGGCGCAAGAGTCCGCAGAGAATTGAAGCAGAGTCGATTCGTGATTCGATTCTGAAAATCTCAGGCCAGTTGAATCCGCAGATCGGGGGGCAGGGATACCAGGATGTGAAATCCTATTTTTTCAAAGGCACGCAATTCTATGAACCCCTGGATCCCGTGGGCGCAGAATTTAATCGCAGATCCATCTATCGCTTTTCTGCAAGAGGGGGGCGACATCCTCTACTGGAAACCTTCGACTGTCCCGATCCCTCTACGACGACACCCGACCGCGCCTCTACGACGACGCCACTCCAGGCACTTTCGTTGATGAATGCGTCTTTTGTGTTACGCATGTCCGATAAGTTGGCAGAACGCATTCAGCAGCGCGTCGGCACCGGGCAGGAGAGACAGGTTACAGAATTGTTTTTACTGGCTTATCAACGCCCACCTCAACCTGTAGAGTTGTCAACTGCATGCGATTTCTGCGAGCAACACGGACTCTCTGCTTTGTGCCGGGTCGTACTCAACAGCAATGAATTTTTATATGTGAATTGA
- a CDS encoding IclR family transcriptional regulator, with translation MQSKAGYPAAEVDTPLKEPYHISLLKPISYMKSTTMRIPDTKRKSEAAASPSLQRGIALLEHLARHSHGCTLSALSEELTIPQASLLRIGKALEELGYVTRDVTTKKYYLTNRFLQLIPPSVQDRPLMECAIGPMRELRDMTGETTQLCCLIDREIVILEQMLARHAFKYSAEIGARAPCFSCAPGKAIAAFLPDNERDDLVNRIQFKRFTPHTITSKRAFLSELNLIRQRGYAVDHEEGLVGIRCIAAPILDRNGIGIAAFTITGPAERIPQDEYESLGEIVQSRAAAVTAAYNR, from the coding sequence ATGCAATCGAAAGCCGGTTACCCGGCTGCGGAGGTTGACACGCCCCTGAAAGAGCCATATCATATTTCACTATTGAAACCTATTTCATATATGAAGTCAACAACAATGCGTATTCCTGACACAAAACGTAAATCAGAAGCAGCCGCCTCTCCCAGTCTGCAGCGGGGAATCGCGCTGCTGGAGCACCTCGCCAGGCATTCGCATGGCTGCACGCTAAGCGCGCTCAGCGAAGAACTGACCATTCCCCAGGCTTCATTATTGCGGATTGGAAAAGCGCTGGAAGAACTCGGCTATGTGACACGAGACGTCACTACCAAAAAATATTACCTGACAAACCGGTTCCTGCAGTTGATCCCCCCGAGTGTCCAGGATCGCCCGCTGATGGAATGTGCCATTGGTCCGATGCGCGAGCTGCGCGACATGACCGGTGAAACAACCCAGCTCTGCTGCCTGATCGACCGGGAGATCGTCATACTGGAACAGATGCTGGCGCGACATGCATTTAAATATTCTGCTGAGATCGGCGCTCGTGCCCCTTGTTTTAGCTGCGCTCCAGGAAAGGCCATCGCAGCCTTTCTGCCGGACAATGAACGCGATGATCTGGTCAACCGTATTCAATTTAAACGTTTCACACCGCATACAATCACATCCAAACGAGCATTCCTCAGTGAACTGAATCTGATTCGTCAACGTGGTTATGCTGTTGATCATGAAGAAGGCCTGGTGGGAATCCGCTGTATCGCGGCACCCATCCTGGATCGAAATGGAATTGGTATTGCCGCATTCACGATCACAGGCCCTGCGGAAC